In Synergistota bacterium, the genomic window CGCTCTTACAGGGAGCTACCGTTGCTTCTCTATCAGATTCAGACGAAATTCAGAGATGAAATAAGGCCTCGGTTTGGCGTTATGAGAGCAAAAGAGTTTTTAATGAAAGATTTATATAGCTTTGATAGGGATGAAGAAGGCATGAATAGGTCTTACGATGCGATGTATGATGCTTATTGCAGGATATTTAAGAGATGTGGGCTTGCTTTTAAGATCGTGGATGCTGATCCTGGAGCTATAGGTGGAACGGGCTCTCAAGAGTTCATGGTTCTTGCCAAGACGGGTGAGGAGGAAATAGTTTACTGTGATAACTGCGATTATGCGGCAAATAGCAATCAGGCTTCGAGCATAGTTCCGGATATTGATTTCTCCGCGAACGAGGAGGAAAAGGAGCTCAAGAAAGTTCACACTCCTGGAACTAAGACCATAGAAGAAGTGGCAGATTTTCTTGGTGTTGAAAAGAGAAGAACTATAAAGACTTTGTTCTATGAAGCTATTTATAGTAAAGACGAATGGGAGATTGTTGCTGCTTTAGTCCGTGGAGATTACGATGTGAACGAAACGAAGCTAAAGAACTACTTAGGTTGTTTATATCTTAATCTTGCGCGTGAGGAAGAAATTAGCAAAGTTTGTGGTGGAAAAATTGGCTTTGTGGGTCCCGTGAATCTCAGGGGGGTTCGTATCATAATAGATCCTACGGTTGAGAGGCTTAAGAATGCTGTGGCTGGAGCAGGAGAAGAAGATTATCACTTCGTTAACGTAAATCCGGGCAGAGATTTCGATGTTAAGGAAGTGGTTGATATAAGGTTAGTTAAACCGGGCGACAAATGTGTCAGATGTGGTTCTGAGCTAAAATCCACAAGAGGTATCGAGGTGGGACATATATTTAAGCTGGGGTTAAAGTATAGCAAGGCAATGGAAGCTAAATTCGTGGATAGAGATGGTAAGGAAAAGTACTACTATATGGGTTGTTATGGGATAGGCGTTGGGAGAACGATGGCTGCTGCCATAGAGCAGAATCATGACGAAGATGGAATTATATGGCCTATGTCTATAGCTCCCTATCATGTCATTGTCCTTCCAGTTGAATATAGCAATGAAAATCAGATGAAAGTAGCTAATGAGATTTATAATTCCTTAAAGGATCGTGGTGTGGAAGTTGTTATAGATGACAGGGATGAGAGTCCTGGAGTTAAGTTTAAAGATGCTGATTTGATAGGTTTCCCCTTGAGAGTCACCGTTGGAGAGGCTCTTAATGATGGTATGGTTGAGTTAAAATGGAGGAGAACCAAAGAAGTAAAGTTATATCCGGTGGAGGAAATCGTAGATATTGTAGTTAAGGAGATAGAATATCAGCTTAGCGCTCTAATGCCTTAGAAGGTGAGCCTTTTATGAGGATAGAGGATATTCTTCCCGTTGCGAGGGGGAAAGTTCCTGCAGATCTTCTTCTAAAGAATGCTAAGGTGGTTAACGTCTTCTCGGGAGAGATTGAGAAAACTAACGTTGCTATTTTCCGAAAAAGGATAGCGGGGCTTGGAAAGGGGTATACCGAGGGGAAAAGAGTTATAGATCTGAAGGGATCGTATCTCGTTCCTGGTTTGATAGATGCTCACGTTCATATAGAGAGTTCGATGGTGGATCCGGTTCAGTTCGCGAGAGCGGTTCTAATCAGAGGAACTACCACTGTAATTGCTGATCCGCATGAGATAGCAAATGTCGCTGGGTTAAAGGGGGTGGAGTACATATTAAATTATACGGAAGGGATACCGCTTAACATATATGTCATGATTCCCTCGTGCGTGCCGGCAACCTCAATGGAAGGCAGTGGGGCAGAAATCAGCGTCGTGGATATGATAGGCTTCGTTGAGAAACATCCCCGTGTTCTGGGGCTTGGTGAGGTTATGAACTTCCCTGGCGTTATAGAGGGCGAAAGGGACGTTATAGCCAAAATAGAGCTTTTAAGGCATAAATATAAAAAGATAGATGGCCACTGTCCTTCCTTAAGTGGGAAGGATTTGAACGCTTATATATGTGCTTTTATAAGATCGGATCACGAGTGTGCTACTCTTGAGGAGGCGAGGGAGAAACTTGCAAGAGGTATGCAGATATTAATAAGGGAGGGTAGCGCAGCTCGCAACCTGGATGATTTAATACCTCTCTTTAATGAAATGAACCATTATTTTATTTCATTTTGCACCGATGATAAGCATCCGGATGATATTCTTGAGGAGGGACATATAGATTATATGGTTAGAAGATCTATACAAAGAGGAGTCCCGCCAGTTATGGCAATAAGGGCTGCCACTATAAATACTGCGAGGCACTACAATCTCAGGAGCATGGGGGCTATAGCACCGGGATACAAAGCAGATATGGTCGTCGTTGACGATTTATATGATTTTAAACCAAGAATAGTGATAAAGGATGCTGTTTTGGTAGCAGAGGATGGAGAGCTCAAAGTGGATATAGTAGGGGCTCCCTGTTCCTCATTTGCGGTTGAAGCTTCCTTTAAATGTCCCCTGATTTCTCAGGATGATTTATTAGTAAAAGCCAATGGAGAAAGAATTCGAGTTATAGGCTTAAAAAGCAGAAGCATATATACCGAGGGGCGTGTGGAAAAGGTTGAAGCTAAGGGAGATGGTTTCCTTCTGCCTGATGTTGAGAGAGACCTTCTTGAGATAGCGATAATAAATAGGCATAAGCCACAGAAAATAATATCTAAGGGCTTTCTCAAAGGGCTTGGGCTTAAAAGGGGTGCTATAGCTACCTCTGTTGGTCACGATTCTCATAACCTGTGCGTGGTCGGTGCTGATCTTAATGATATGGTTCTTGCAGCCAACGAGGTGATATCTATTGGAGGAGGCTTAGTTGTCGTAAGCGGTGGAAAAGTCTTGGGGAAACTTCCCCTTCCCATAGGAGGATTGATGTCCGTTAAGAGCATGGAAACGGTGGCAAGGGAGGTAAGAAATCTCAAGAGGATAACTAAGGAGCTTGGCTCAAAGCTCGATGATCCATTTATGACTCTTTCCTTTGTTCAGCTTCCCGTTATACCAGAGATAAGGATAACGGATCGAGGAATAGTGGATGTAAGAAGCTTTTCCTTTGTTCCTCTTTTTCTCTAAACCTTCTCTATTCGTGAGCCGATAAATAATTGAGGAAAACTTAAATAATACTATTCCCAGGGAAGGGGAGGGGAAAAGCATGGAGGCTTTAAGCGTATCCTCGCTGAGAGCATCTCTGAGGTATGAGGAGGTATTGGCTCTCAAAGGAAATCCTCGGGAGGATAGGGTTGCCTCGCTGTATGACACCTTGCGCCTTAAGGATCCCAAGCTGGCGCGTGATTTCCTAACAATGGTTAGTTTTCTCAAAGAGGTCGCTCCTGAGATGGTGGATGATTTCTTGGATCTTGTCGATCAGGCTGTGAAATCGGATAAGAAAGCACCGGTATCTGAAAGTTCAGCTGCTATGGTAGAGTCTCTCTCCTTCAAGCTTGACCTCAAGATAGGCGTGGTTGAGAAACAGGATGATAGTGGAGACGTAATTTCAACGAGATTGCTTCTTAAACTGAAGATAGATTACAGAAGAGAGGTCAAAGCAGTGAAGAAAATGGATCCCATAGTGCTTGATATGAAGGGAGATGGCATAAAGCTCACAGGTCTTAAAAACCCAGCGGAATTTGATATCGATGGAGATGGGCGTAAGGAGAAAGTCAGCTTTGTGGAGGGCGATGATGCATTTCTCTTTCTCGATCTTAACATGAACCGGTTTCTTGATAATGGCTGGGAGCTCATAGGAGATCAATGGGGGTTTAAAAATGGGTTCGAGATGTTAAAAACTCTTGATTTTAACAAGGATAATGCTATATCTCCGGAGGATCCAGTCTACAAGCTCCTTTATATTTTTCAGGATTTAAACGGAGACAGGAAGGTTGAGCCGTTTGAAATCCGCTCTCTTAAAGAGGCAGGTATCTTCAAATTGGATCTCTCTTATAGATCAGTATCGATTAAATTGAACAACACCGATAGACTCATAGCAATTTCCTCTTATAAGAGCACGATGCATAGTCTTAGGCTAAGAATGGCAGATGCTGTTTTAGGATACGCTGAGGGGTAAAGGGGGAGCTCCCCTCTCCTTTGCCCCTTTTTCTTTGTGCTTGTTTCCTTCCCGAAAAGGGTTTATAATTTTATTTGGCAAAGCCTTTTCGGGGGGGGATTTGAGCATGTGGCGGCGGTATCTTGAGATCAGCGTTCTAACGAAGATACTCATCGGTCTTGTTGCTGGTGTGATCATCGGCCTTTTAGTTGGACCTCAGATGGTTGTTCTAAAGCCCCTTGGTGATCTTTTTATGAGACTGTTGAAAATGATCGTTATGCCGGTTGTATTCTTCTCGCTTGTAGTAGGAGCTGCGAGCATTGAGCCAGCGAGGCTTGGTAGGGTTGGCGTTAAGATTATTCTTTACTATCTCTTTACGTCGGCTTGTGCGGTTGCTATAGGTTTGCTCATGGGAAACCTCTTTCATCCAGGAGCTGGGCTCAAGTTAGCCGGCATAACGGGAAAGGCTTTATCTAAAACACCGCCTTCTTTAACGAAGGTGCTTCTTGAAATAGTACCGAAGAATCCTTTCGCAGCGCTTGCTAAAGGGCAAGTTCTTCCGACGATATTTTTCGCCATAGTTTTGGGGATAGCCCTTTCGCTTCTTAAAATGAGTAAACAGGAGGGCATAAAGACATCTGCTGAGACCGCTATAAGGGTATTCGATGGGCTTGCAAATGCTATCTATAAAATAGTTGCAGGTGTTCTTCAATACGCTCCTATAGGGGTTTTTGCTCTTGTAGGTATAGTGTTTGGAAAGCAGGGAGCTAAAGCTGCTGGACCACTGTTGATAGTTATTCTTGCTGTTTACTTGGGATTGTTCATACACATATTCTTGGTATATGGAAGCTTTCTTAGAATTTTTGGTGTAGGATTATTTAAGTTCCTTTCCAAAGCCAAGGAGGCAATGCTAACTGCATTCGTTACGAGAAGCAGTAGTGGTACTTTGCCGGTAACGATGACAGTTGCGCGTGAGGAGATGGGTCTTCCGGTTGGGATTTATTCCTTTACGCTTCCTCTTGGAGCTACGGTTAATATGGATGGAACGGCGTTATATCAAGGAGTTTGCGCTTTGTTTGTGGCTAACGCTATTGGGTTAAAGCTTGCTTTATCCCAGCAGATAGTGATTATAGTTACCGCTGTTTTGGCTTCCATAGGAACTGCGGGTGTTCCTGGAGCAGGAGCGATAATGTTGCTTATGGTTCTTGATTCCATAGGTGTTAAGCTTACCGAGGGAAGTGCTGCAGCGATGGCTTACGCTATGATACTCGGTATCGATGCGATTCTTGATATGGGTAGAACGATGGTTAATGTGACCGGAGACCTCACTGGTACCGTTATAGTTAGTAAGTCGGAGAGGGAAGTGGATGAGTCAAAGTGGAGGTAAGATAATAGGTATCCTCGGGGGTATGGGTCCCGAAGCGACAGCAGATCTATTTTTGAAAATAATAAAACTCACTCCGGCAAGCAGGGATCAGGACCACTTGCGAGTTATTATAGATTCTAATCCTAAAATTCCAGACAGAACGGCATATATACTGGGGGGCGGGGAAGATCCTTTCCCCGCCTTGCTTAAAACGGCTCTCAACCTTAAGAAAGCAGGAGTAGATTTTGCCATTATGCCATGTAATACTGCTCACTACTTTCTGGACAGGCTCGTCAAAGAAAGTGGGCTTAAGTTTTTGAGCATGATTGAGGCAGTTTGCAGGGAAATCGAAGCAAGAGTACTTCCCCCGGCGAAGATCGGACTTCTTGCCACTGATGGAACTTTAAAAGTAGGACTATATCATAACGCCTTGGAAAAACGCAACTACGTTCCTTTGTGCCCCTCTGCAGAGGGGCAGAGGCTCGTTATGAAAAGCATTTATGATGGCGTTAAAGCTGGACAGCTTGATAAGGCAAGAGAATGGATTAAGGAACCTCTTCGTGAAATGATGGCGCAGGGAGTAAAGGCTGTAATTCTGGGATGTACGGAGCTCCCTTTGCTATTTGAGAGAGAGGAGGTAGAGGGAGTCTTCTTAATCGATTCCACCCTCGCCCTTGCGAAAATGGCGGTTGAATTCGCTATTAATAAGGAGTAAGGGCTGTGTTATAATATTTTCTGAAGGAGGTAATTGATTATGGAGGAAAAGGTCTACTTCTGTCAGGAGTGTGGAAAGGTGATATCCGCGCTGGAGAGGGAATATACCCTTCAAAAAGTAGGTAGGGCATTGTGTTGGGATTGCTTAAAGAGACACATAGTTCTCGTGGAGCTAAGGAAGAAGGAAAATAAACAAGAGACTATAGAGGAGACCATAAAAGGGTTGCAGCAGGAGAACGTTAAGGTTACCGCTTTTGAACAAATGTATAGTGGTGGTGAAGAAGAGCAAGGATGAAGAGGGTATATGTTGATGAGTTAAAGCCAGGGGATAAGCTGGCTTGGCCGGTTTATTTAGGTAGTGGGGAAATTCTTTTAGAGGCGGGGAAAGTTTTAACTGAGGAGGATATAGATAGGCTTCATGAATGGAGAATAGTCGAGGTTTTGGTAGAAGGCTATGATGAGCTTGAGAGAGAGCTTGAGGAGGAAAAGATCCTAAAAGAGGTATTTAGGGAAGCACATAGGCAAGCAGTTGAGCACTCAAAGAGGATATTAAGGCGCTTTTCTAAGAATGAGAGGGTTAATAGAGAGGAGATAGAGAAGGTTGTTCTGGATACGCTTGAGAACCTTTCCATAAATAAGGATGTTCTTTTAGCTATTTCGACTTATCTTAAGGGAAAAGAGGAATATCTTTTTACTCACTCGGTTAACACGATGGTAACTTCATTGGCTATAGGAGGCTATCTTGGTTATGATCGTGAGAGGTTAGAGCTTATCGGGATAGGTGCTATACTTCACGATGTGGGTCTTATTCAACTTTCGGAGAGAAGGAAAATCAGAGATGAAGATGATTTTAAAGAGCATCCAGAGGTGGGGTTAAAGATAATAAGGAGTTTGATTCCTAATGTGCATCCTATCATTGCTAATATAGTTTTAGAGCACCATGAGAGGAAAAATGGTAGCGGTTATCCAAATGGTTTGAGGGGAAACGAGATAGCTACAGAGGCAATGATTGTTGGGGTTGCAGATGTTTTTGAAAGATTAACATCGCCGAACTTTGGTGATAGAAAACTTTCACCATTTGAAGCAATGAAATATATATTATCACATACAAGTGAGCTTTTCGATGTGAGAGTGGTAGAAGCATTGATGAGAGTTATGGTTATTTATCCGTTGGGAAGCTTGGTGAGGCTAAGTACAGGTGAGATTGGAAGAGTTGCAGCTTCTACGGATAACCCATTTAGACCCAAAGTTAATATAATTTTCGATCGGTTTGGAAAACCTATGGAAAAGGTTGTGAGGATAGATTTAACGGCAGAGGGTAATAGAAAGCTTTTTATAACGGAGGTCTTAGATGAGAGCGAGCTTGATTTAGATTTTGCTCGTGAACTCGCGGGTGAGAGGTGAGCCCTGAATGAGGGTAGATTCTGTTATAAGGAATCCTACCCTGTATTACAAGCTTGATCCGGGCGAAATGGGTATAGCTGCG contains:
- a CDS encoding proline--tRNA ligase; amino-acid sequence: MRMSMMFIPTLREDPAEAETVSHKLMLRAGMIRKVAAGIYNFLPLGYRVIRKIEQIIREELDAKGSQELFMPALQPAELWKTSGRWDIYGPELMRLTDRNGREFCLGPTHEEVITTLVKENVRSYRELPLLLYQIQTKFRDEIRPRFGVMRAKEFLMKDLYSFDRDEEGMNRSYDAMYDAYCRIFKRCGLAFKIVDADPGAIGGTGSQEFMVLAKTGEEEIVYCDNCDYAANSNQASSIVPDIDFSANEEEKELKKVHTPGTKTIEEVADFLGVEKRRTIKTLFYEAIYSKDEWEIVAALVRGDYDVNETKLKNYLGCLYLNLAREEEISKVCGGKIGFVGPVNLRGVRIIIDPTVERLKNAVAGAGEEDYHFVNVNPGRDFDVKEVVDIRLVKPGDKCVRCGSELKSTRGIEVGHIFKLGLKYSKAMEAKFVDRDGKEKYYYMGCYGIGVGRTMAAAIEQNHDEDGIIWPMSIAPYHVIVLPVEYSNENQMKVANEIYNSLKDRGVEVVIDDRDESPGVKFKDADLIGFPLRVTVGEALNDGMVELKWRRTKEVKLYPVEEIVDIVVKEIEYQLSALMP
- the ade gene encoding adenine deaminase, which translates into the protein MRIEDILPVARGKVPADLLLKNAKVVNVFSGEIEKTNVAIFRKRIAGLGKGYTEGKRVIDLKGSYLVPGLIDAHVHIESSMVDPVQFARAVLIRGTTTVIADPHEIANVAGLKGVEYILNYTEGIPLNIYVMIPSCVPATSMEGSGAEISVVDMIGFVEKHPRVLGLGEVMNFPGVIEGERDVIAKIELLRHKYKKIDGHCPSLSGKDLNAYICAFIRSDHECATLEEAREKLARGMQILIREGSAARNLDDLIPLFNEMNHYFISFCTDDKHPDDILEEGHIDYMVRRSIQRGVPPVMAIRAATINTARHYNLRSMGAIAPGYKADMVVVDDLYDFKPRIVIKDAVLVAEDGELKVDIVGAPCSSFAVEASFKCPLISQDDLLVKANGERIRVIGLKSRSIYTEGRVEKVEAKGDGFLLPDVERDLLEIAIINRHKPQKIISKGFLKGLGLKRGAIATSVGHDSHNLCVVGADLNDMVLAANEVISIGGGLVVVSGGKVLGKLPLPIGGLMSVKSMETVAREVRNLKRITKELGSKLDDPFMTLSFVQLPVIPEIRITDRGIVDVRSFSFVPLFL
- a CDS encoding dicarboxylate/amino acid:cation symporter codes for the protein MWRRYLEISVLTKILIGLVAGVIIGLLVGPQMVVLKPLGDLFMRLLKMIVMPVVFFSLVVGAASIEPARLGRVGVKIILYYLFTSACAVAIGLLMGNLFHPGAGLKLAGITGKALSKTPPSLTKVLLEIVPKNPFAALAKGQVLPTIFFAIVLGIALSLLKMSKQEGIKTSAETAIRVFDGLANAIYKIVAGVLQYAPIGVFALVGIVFGKQGAKAAGPLLIVILAVYLGLFIHIFLVYGSFLRIFGVGLFKFLSKAKEAMLTAFVTRSSSGTLPVTMTVAREEMGLPVGIYSFTLPLGATVNMDGTALYQGVCALFVANAIGLKLALSQQIVIIVTAVLASIGTAGVPGAGAIMLLMVLDSIGVKLTEGSAAAMAYAMILGIDAILDMGRTMVNVTGDLTGTVIVSKSEREVDESKWR
- a CDS encoding aspartate/glutamate racemase family protein, which translates into the protein MSQSGGKIIGILGGMGPEATADLFLKIIKLTPASRDQDHLRVIIDSNPKIPDRTAYILGGGEDPFPALLKTALNLKKAGVDFAIMPCNTAHYFLDRLVKESGLKFLSMIEAVCREIEARVLPPAKIGLLATDGTLKVGLYHNALEKRNYVPLCPSAEGQRLVMKSIYDGVKAGQLDKAREWIKEPLREMMAQGVKAVILGCTELPLLFEREEVEGVFLIDSTLALAKMAVEFAINKE
- a CDS encoding HD domain-containing protein: MKRVYVDELKPGDKLAWPVYLGSGEILLEAGKVLTEEDIDRLHEWRIVEVLVEGYDELERELEEEKILKEVFREAHRQAVEHSKRILRRFSKNERVNREEIEKVVLDTLENLSINKDVLLAISTYLKGKEEYLFTHSVNTMVTSLAIGGYLGYDRERLELIGIGAILHDVGLIQLSERRKIRDEDDFKEHPEVGLKIIRSLIPNVHPIIANIVLEHHERKNGSGYPNGLRGNEIATEAMIVGVADVFERLTSPNFGDRKLSPFEAMKYILSHTSELFDVRVVEALMRVMVIYPLGSLVRLSTGEIGRVAASTDNPFRPKVNIIFDRFGKPMEKVVRIDLTAEGNRKLFITEVLDESELDLDFARELAGER